CCATATTTCTTGAACAAGCCATATATAATATGTCGGAGTACCTTATTAGAGAGACCTACTCGCTCCCAAGCCTGCCCACCAGGATAAAGTGGAATGATGCGTCCGGTGGTTACGGAAGTTTTATCTGCCTCCAATTTGTCGTATTCGGGGTGAGAAATGGAGAACGTTCGGCCATATTTTTGCGGCATACCGTGCAGGGCCACCAATTCGCCGTTGGTGAACAACCGCCGCACCCACTGATGCCCATTGAACCATACACAGTTAAGCCGTCCACCAGACTCATCTTCCACCTGCATTTCAAAGCGTTTTCGTCCACCTTCTATCATGTTCTGGGAAACAACCCGTCCTACTATGGTGGTAGCAATACCTTCTTGTAGCTGTCTAATGGGCGTGACGGTCGAGCGGTCTAAGTATCGTCTTGGATAAAACCGGAACAAGTCTCGAAAGGTATGGATCCCTGCTTTTCGGAAAATAGCAGCCCTATTCGGCCCCACGCCTTCCAACCACTGGATGTCGGCGTCTAACGGATTTTCCGGCTTGTGTTCAGCCTGTTCTGTCATAGGAGATTGGTAAAAAAGCCAAGCTAAGTTACGAAATTACATGATTCAGAGCCATAGGCCGCGAAAAATCACCTATGTGGGATCATCCAGTCTGGCAAGATTACCCCTGTTTGTAAGTACCAATTTGTAAGGGCAAGAAGTCTTTTTTGTTCTTCCCACACCAGCAACCGTAGGGCTTCTTCGGCGGTAAACCAGCCAAAATGGTCGTGTTCATGGTTTAGGATAGGGTCGCCTTCCAATTCCGCAGCAAAGGCTGGGGTCAGCAATACGGCGTCCATGGTCCAACTATAAAAAGTATTCACCGAGGGCAAGGCCCAAAAAATCCGGGGCGGATGGCTCGTTTCCTCTATCAACTCCCGAAGCGCCGCCTGCCATGCCGTTTCATCCTGCTGAATTTTTCCGCCCACCATACGCCATTGGCCTGTATAGAGGGTTCCCGCTGCCCTACGAAGCAGCAAAAAGCGAAATCCATCTGCCGTTAGGCGATAGGGATAGACATCCACTACCCGAACCAGATTTTGGGTCATAAAACGCTTATATTATGGTAATTTTTCTTGTGCTGATTGTCCTTAAAATACGGAGAGAATATGTCTTTTGAAGTGATGTCTGTGATCTTGTTTTTGGCCGTTGCACTTTTAATGGCAGCCGGAGTCTATCCCATTTATAAGTTTATGGAAAAACAAGACGCCGAAAACGAAAAGTGGACCAAAGAAAACCTGGCACGACTAAAGGCCCAATACGAAGCAAAAAAACAGGCAGAAGCCGAAGCAACAGCCCAACCATCTGCACCGAACCTGCCGGATGAAGCGCCAGCGGTAAAGGTTCGTCCGAAATAACCATAACCTTGTTATGCCTACCCAACCTCCTCCTCCTTTTGTCTGGTATGGCCCATATCACCTGATTGCCCTTGGCCTTACTTTCCTGTTTTTATTGATTATGGGCCTTGTTGCAAGGTATTACCGAACACCCACGCAACAACAAAATATGGCCCGTTTTTTGACAATGGCCTTCATCGGGTTTTATGGCTGGATTACCACTTTGGAGGTACAAGGCGGGTTTTGGTCGCTTGCCGAGGGGCTACCCTTCCACCTTTGCGACATCTCGGCGATAACCCTTTCCTATGCCGCCCTTACCCGCAAGTTCTGGGCGTTCGAGGCGGGGTACTATTGGGGATTGGGCGGTGGGCTTGCTGGACTTCTTCTGCCGGAGTTGCCCTACGAGGACATTTATGCCGCGCCGTTTTTCTTTTGGCATGCCCTTTTGGTGGCCACTCCTTTATATTTGGTATTGGCCTATGACATGCGCCCCACCTTTCGCGGCATCTTTCGGACATTGGGCATTACAGCCGTCTTGGCGATTCCCATTGGCGTGGCCGTTTGGCTTATCCCCAACGCCAACTACATGTTTCTCGGCCATGCCCCCATTGCGGCAGAGGCTCTTGGGATGCCCATTTGGCCCTATTATATTCCGTATATCGGGTTGTTGGGGCTGATTTTATTTGCGGTTTTGTATGCTCCCTTTTGGGTATTGATGCGGCGCCAACTTAAATGAATGCAAAGAAGACATATCCATAAGCCTTCTTCTCTAAACGGCTACAATTCTCGACCAATAGGTTTTGACCACCAATAAACCTACACCCCATCGCTTCTGTATTTCATTTCTCCCTTCATGAGTTCCCCCTTATTTTGCATTTCCCAATAGTTTCCCAAAAGATCTACTTCCTTCAAAAGTTGTACCCTTACTTTAGAAAGTCTTATAT
The sequence above is drawn from the Bacteroidetes Order II. bacterium genome and encodes:
- a CDS encoding TIGR02206 family membrane protein, which produces MPTQPPPPFVWYGPYHLIALGLTFLFLLIMGLVARYYRTPTQQQNMARFLTMAFIGFYGWITTLEVQGGFWSLAEGLPFHLCDISAITLSYAALTRKFWAFEAGYYWGLGGGLAGLLLPELPYEDIYAAPFFFWHALLVATPLYLVLAYDMRPTFRGIFRTLGITAVLAIPIGVAVWLIPNANYMFLGHAPIAAEALGMPIWPYYIPYIGLLGLILFAVLYAPFWVLMRRQLK
- a CDS encoding NUDIX pyrophosphatase, which translates into the protein MTQNLVRVVDVYPYRLTADGFRFLLLRRAAGTLYTGQWRMVGGKIQQDETAWQAALRELIEETSHPPRIFWALPSVNTFYSWTMDAVLLTPAFAAELEGDPILNHEHDHFGWFTAEEALRLLVWEEQKRLLALTNWYLQTGVILPDWMIPHR